The Pelmatolapia mariae isolate MD_Pm_ZW linkage group LG10_11, Pm_UMD_F_2, whole genome shotgun sequence genome includes a region encoding these proteins:
- the colec10 gene encoding collectin-10 — translation MPRLLVLCVFVAIFSYVSVSIEVCTSALIPGAKGDQGEIGDDGDQGKLGKNGPPGLPGVPGELGLKGELGHTGKIGPTGDRGDKGDKGLDGPAGLKGKPGTMCDCGRYRKVVGQLDINVGKLGNAVKFVKNVVLGLRETEERYYLLVKEPKRFREALMNCKLRGGTLAMPKSTNINRLMADYVSQAGLTRVYIGVQTQTEGVNGSSHVYADSTPLQGFVSWSQEEELQPNTNSSCVELLSTGTWAHVECEATMFFICEFPKSRRRREGREAVASSSS, via the exons ATGCCGCGGCTCTTGGTGCTCTGCGTGTTTGTAGCCATCTTCAGCTACGTTTCTGTTTCTATAGAGGTTTGCACCAGCGCCTTGATACCAGGAGCTAAAG GGGACCAAGGTGAGATTGGAGATGATGGAGATCAGGGGAAACTGGGGAAGAATGGACCACCAGGACTTCCAG GAGTGCCGGGGGAGTTGGGCCTTAAAGGAGAATTGGGCCACACAGGAAAGATTGGGCCTACTGGAGACAGAG GTGACAAGGGTGATAAAGGTTTAGATGGACCAGCTGGTTTAAAAGGGAAACCAG GTACAATGTGTGACTGTGGGAGGTACAGGAAGGTGGTTGGACAGCTCGATATCAATGTAGGCAAGCTGGGGAATGCAGTCAAGTTTGTGAAGAACG TGGTTCTAGGCTTGAGAGAAACAGAAGAGAGGTACTACCTGCTGGTGAAGGAGCCCAAGAGGTTTAGAGAGGCTTTAATGAACTGCAAGCTCAGAGGAGGCACCCTGGCCATGCCCAAAAGCACCAACATCAACCGTCTCATGGCAGACTATGTTAGTCAGGCAGGACTGACAAGAGTGTATATAGGAGTGCAGACTCAAACCGAGGGCGTG AACGGGAGCAGTCACGTTTATGCAGACTCCACCCCTCTGCAGGGTTTTGTATCTTGGAGCCAAGAGGAGGAGCTACAGCCCAACACAAACTCCAGCTGCGTGGAGCTGCTCAGCACTGGAACGTGGGCTCACGTGGAGTGTGAAGCCACCATGTTTTTCATCTGTGAGTTCCCgaagagcaggaggagaagagaaggaagagaggCAGTTGCCTCGTCATCATCGTGA